A single region of the Streptomyces sp. NBC_00236 genome encodes:
- a CDS encoding APC family permease produces the protein MSKLTDVPKRILIGRALRSDKLGETLLPKRIALPVFASDPLSSVAYAPGEVLLVLSIAGVSAYHFSPWIAVAVVVLMFTVVASYRQNVHAYPSGGGDYEVANTNLGPKAGLTVASALLVDYVLTVAVSISSGVENLGSAIPFVVEHKTTCAIAAIVLLTVMNLRGVKESGKLFAIPTYLFVAGVFIMIAWGAFRGLVLGDTMHAPTSDYTIKAEHGGLAGFALVFLLLRAFSSGCAALTGVEAISNGVPAFRKPKSKNAATTLAMMGLLAVTMFCGIIGLAMATDVKMAENPAKDLINNGTPVGSSFVQDPVISQVAAAVFGDGTFFFVILAAATALVLFLAANTAYNGFPLLGSILAQDRYLPRQLHTRGDRLAFSNGIVLLAGAAILLVWIYGADSTRLIQLYIVGVFVSFTLSQTGMVRHWNRHLRTEKDPLKRRHMIRSRAINTFGAFFTGLVLVVVLATKFTHGAWVALLGMVIFYGTMTAIRKHYDRVAAEIAADETPSDETVRPSRVHSIVLVSKLHRPTLRALAYAKLIRTDHLEALSISVDPAETKALKEDWERRGINVPLKILDSPYREVTRPVIEYVKGLRRESPRDVVSVYIPEYVVGHWYEHLLHNQSALRLKGRLLFTPGVMVTSVPYQLESSEAAKKRARKRADWNAPGSVRRGPVERRHKDPTNKS, from the coding sequence GTGTCCAAACTGACCGACGTGCCCAAACGGATCCTGATCGGACGGGCCCTGCGCAGCGACAAGCTGGGGGAGACGCTCCTCCCCAAGCGCATCGCCCTTCCCGTCTTCGCATCCGACCCGCTGTCCTCGGTGGCGTACGCACCCGGAGAAGTCCTCCTGGTGCTCTCCATCGCGGGCGTGTCGGCGTACCACTTCAGCCCGTGGATCGCGGTCGCCGTCGTGGTCCTGATGTTCACCGTCGTCGCCTCCTACCGGCAGAACGTGCACGCGTACCCGAGTGGTGGCGGCGACTACGAGGTCGCCAACACCAACCTCGGCCCGAAGGCCGGACTGACCGTGGCCAGCGCCCTGCTGGTCGACTACGTCCTGACCGTCGCCGTGTCCATCTCCTCCGGGGTGGAGAACCTCGGCTCCGCGATCCCGTTCGTCGTCGAGCACAAGACGACGTGCGCCATCGCCGCCATCGTGCTGCTGACCGTGATGAACCTGCGCGGCGTCAAGGAGTCCGGCAAACTCTTCGCCATCCCCACCTACCTCTTCGTGGCCGGCGTCTTCATCATGATCGCGTGGGGTGCCTTCCGCGGACTGGTCCTCGGCGACACCATGCACGCCCCGACCTCCGACTACACGATCAAGGCCGAGCACGGGGGCCTGGCGGGCTTCGCCCTGGTCTTCCTGCTCCTGCGGGCGTTCTCCTCCGGCTGTGCGGCCCTCACCGGTGTCGAGGCCATCAGTAACGGCGTCCCCGCCTTCCGGAAGCCCAAGAGCAAGAACGCCGCCACCACCCTCGCGATGATGGGCCTGCTGGCCGTCACCATGTTCTGCGGCATCATCGGGCTGGCCATGGCCACCGACGTGAAGATGGCCGAGAACCCGGCGAAGGACCTGATCAACAACGGCACCCCGGTCGGCTCGTCCTTCGTCCAGGACCCGGTGATCTCCCAGGTCGCGGCCGCGGTCTTCGGCGACGGCACGTTCTTCTTCGTCATCCTCGCCGCGGCCACCGCCCTCGTCCTCTTCCTGGCCGCCAACACCGCGTACAACGGCTTCCCGCTGCTCGGCTCGATCCTGGCCCAGGACCGCTACCTGCCCCGCCAGCTGCACACCCGCGGTGACCGGCTCGCCTTCTCCAACGGCATCGTGCTGCTGGCCGGCGCGGCGATCCTGCTGGTCTGGATCTACGGGGCCGACTCGACCCGGCTGATCCAGCTCTACATCGTCGGCGTGTTCGTCTCCTTCACCCTCAGCCAGACCGGCATGGTCCGGCACTGGAACCGGCACCTGCGCACCGAGAAGGACCCGCTCAAGCGGCGTCACATGATCCGCTCCCGCGCGATCAACACCTTCGGGGCCTTCTTCACCGGCCTGGTGCTCGTGGTCGTCCTCGCCACCAAGTTCACCCACGGCGCCTGGGTCGCGCTGCTCGGCATGGTGATCTTCTACGGCACGATGACCGCGATCCGTAAGCACTACGACCGGGTCGCCGCGGAGATCGCCGCCGACGAGACGCCGTCCGACGAGACCGTCCGCCCCTCCCGGGTCCACTCGATCGTCCTGGTCTCCAAGCTGCACCGCCCGACCCTGCGCGCCCTCGCGTACGCGAAGCTGATCCGCACGGACCACCTGGAGGCGCTCTCCATCAGCGTCGACCCGGCCGAGACGAAGGCGCTCAAGGAGGACTGGGAGCGGCGCGGCATCAACGTCCCGCTGAAGATCCTCGACTCGCCGTACCGCGAGGTGACCCGCCCGGTCATCGAGTACGTCAAGGGCCTGCGCCGGGAGAGCCCGCGCGACGTCGTGAGCGTCTACATCCCGGAGTACGTCGTCGGCCACTGGTACGAGCACCTGCTCCACAACCAGAGCGCCCTCAGGCTCAAGGGCCGGCTGCTCTTCACCCCGGGTGTGATGGTCACCTCCGTCCCGTACCAGCTGGAGTCCTCCGAAGCGGCCAAGAAGCGGGCCCGCAAGCGCGCGGACTGGAACGCCCCCGGCTCGGTGCGGCGCGGCCCCGTGGAGCGCAGGCACAAGGATCCGACGAACAAGAGCTGA
- a CDS encoding class I SAM-dependent RNA methyltransferase: MQNESTPPQTGEPQSGESLVGQEYEVEVGPVAHGGHCIARTAEGQVLFVRHALPGEKVVAKVTDGATDSRFLRADAVRIIEESKDRVKAPCPFAGPGKCGGCDWQHAKPGAQRRLKGEVIAEQLQRLAGLTPEEAGWDGTVMPAEGDKLPPGEVPAWRTRVQYAIDADGRVGLRKHRSHDIEIIDQCLIAAPGVSELGIEKQDWPQMATVEAIAATGSHDRQVILTPREGGRLPLVELDKPVSVLRVDERDGGVHRVHGRGFVRERADDRTYRVGSGGFWQVHPQAADTLVRAVMQGLLPRKNDTALDLYCGVGLFAGAIGQRIGEKGAVLGIESGKRAVEDARHNLKDLERVRIEHGKVDQVLPRTGITECDLIVLDPPRAGAGKATVKQLVGLGARKIAYVACDPAALARDLAYFAEGGYKVRTLRAFDLFPMTHHVECVAILEPVK, encoded by the coding sequence ATGCAGAACGAATCCACTCCGCCGCAGACCGGGGAACCGCAGTCCGGGGAATCGCTCGTGGGGCAGGAGTACGAGGTCGAGGTCGGCCCGGTCGCCCACGGCGGCCACTGCATCGCCCGTACGGCCGAGGGCCAGGTCCTGTTCGTACGCCACGCCCTGCCCGGCGAGAAGGTCGTCGCCAAGGTCACCGACGGCGCCACCGACTCCCGCTTCCTGCGCGCCGACGCGGTACGGATCATCGAGGAGTCCAAGGACCGGGTGAAGGCCCCGTGCCCGTTCGCCGGCCCCGGCAAGTGCGGCGGCTGCGACTGGCAGCACGCCAAGCCGGGTGCCCAGCGCCGGCTCAAGGGCGAAGTGATCGCCGAACAGCTCCAGCGCCTCGCGGGCCTCACCCCCGAGGAAGCGGGCTGGGACGGCACCGTCATGCCGGCCGAGGGCGACAAGCTCCCGCCGGGCGAGGTGCCCGCCTGGCGCACCCGCGTCCAGTACGCCATCGACGCGGACGGCCGCGTCGGCCTGCGCAAGCACCGCTCGCACGACATCGAGATCATCGACCAGTGCCTGATCGCCGCGCCCGGCGTCAGCGAGCTCGGCATCGAGAAGCAGGACTGGCCCCAGATGGCCACGGTGGAGGCCATCGCCGCCACCGGCTCCCACGACCGCCAGGTCATCCTCACCCCGCGCGAGGGCGGCCGCCTCCCGCTGGTCGAGCTCGACAAGCCCGTCTCGGTCCTGCGCGTCGACGAGCGCGACGGCGGAGTGCACCGCGTCCACGGCCGCGGCTTCGTCCGCGAGCGCGCCGACGACCGCACGTACCGCGTCGGCTCCGGCGGCTTCTGGCAGGTCCACCCGCAGGCCGCGGACACCCTGGTCCGCGCGGTCATGCAGGGCCTGCTGCCGCGCAAGAACGACACGGCGCTCGACCTCTACTGCGGCGTCGGCCTCTTCGCCGGCGCCATCGGCCAGCGCATCGGCGAGAAGGGCGCGGTGCTCGGCATCGAGTCCGGCAAGCGCGCGGTCGAGGACGCCCGCCACAACCTCAAGGACCTGGAGCGGGTCCGCATCGAGCACGGCAAGGTCGACCAGGTCCTGCCCCGCACGGGCATCACCGAGTGCGACCTGATCGTCCTGGACCCGCCGCGCGCGGGCGCGGGCAAGGCCACGGTGAAGCAGCTGGTCGGCCTGGGGGCGCGCAAGATCGCGTACGTGGCGTGCGACCCGGCGGCGCTGGCGCGGGACCTGGCGTACTTCGCGGAGGGCGGGTACAAGGTGCGGACGCTGCGGGCGTTCGACCTGTTCCCGATGACGCACCATGTGGAGTGCGTGGCGATTCTGGAGCCCGTGAAGTAG
- a CDS encoding YncE family protein, with product MRSSTPRPHRRRTFAAATLVVAGLTAGTLPAISGPAGASEVPRQAREAAPEELKEVFFVGNNWEGTADVINSRGDYAKIGRIDMIPDKEERLLEIYLNPVKLAFFLGIRLGPGEGHDQYVDDMYTTKDGKSVVASRPSFADVVSIDVESGKINWRFPVSGFRSDHMAVTPDGTQVAVSSSISNTVHVLDMATGKEAGNFKTGDKPHENVYTDGGKYLWNMAIGEVNTDMDAPWQDFTKGDRRITVADAKTFQVKKIIDMRERLDAFGRKDLSDALRPVAFTPDESKMYFQVSFFNGFVEYDVHNDKITRVKTLPKNPETSDDRTTYVNDSRHHGMSMSPRGDKLCIAGTMDDYVTVVDRETFQEGPLVTAAKPYWATVSGDGKHCVVSESGTDRVTAIDFSTGKKVTSIPVGDHPQRVRLGHVPAYWTGPATG from the coding sequence ATGCGTTCCTCCACCCCCCGTCCTCACCGTCGGCGCACCTTCGCCGCGGCCACTCTTGTCGTCGCGGGACTGACCGCAGGAACACTGCCGGCCATCTCCGGCCCGGCCGGCGCGAGCGAGGTCCCGAGGCAGGCGCGGGAAGCCGCCCCGGAGGAGCTCAAGGAGGTGTTCTTCGTCGGGAACAACTGGGAAGGCACCGCCGACGTCATCAACTCCCGTGGCGATTACGCCAAGATCGGTCGGATCGACATGATCCCCGACAAGGAGGAGCGCCTGCTGGAGATCTACCTCAACCCCGTCAAGCTCGCCTTCTTCCTCGGTATCCGGCTCGGCCCGGGCGAGGGGCACGACCAGTACGTCGACGACATGTACACCACGAAGGACGGCAAGTCCGTCGTCGCCTCCCGGCCGAGTTTCGCCGATGTGGTCTCCATCGACGTAGAGAGCGGAAAGATCAACTGGCGCTTCCCGGTGTCCGGTTTCCGCTCCGACCACATGGCGGTCACCCCCGACGGCACCCAGGTCGCCGTCTCTTCCTCCATCTCCAACACCGTGCACGTCCTGGACATGGCGACGGGCAAGGAGGCGGGCAACTTCAAGACGGGCGACAAGCCGCACGAGAACGTGTACACCGACGGCGGCAAGTACCTCTGGAACATGGCCATCGGTGAGGTCAACACCGACATGGACGCGCCCTGGCAGGACTTCACCAAGGGCGACCGCCGCATCACCGTCGCCGACGCGAAGACCTTCCAGGTCAAGAAGATCATCGACATGCGCGAGCGGCTCGACGCCTTCGGCCGCAAGGACCTGTCCGACGCGCTGCGCCCCGTGGCCTTCACGCCCGACGAGTCGAAGATGTACTTCCAGGTCTCCTTCTTCAACGGTTTCGTCGAGTACGACGTGCACAACGACAAGATCACCCGAGTGAAGACGCTGCCGAAGAACCCGGAAACCAGCGACGACCGCACCACCTACGTCAACGACTCCCGCCATCACGGCATGTCCATGAGCCCCCGGGGCGACAAGCTCTGCATCGCCGGAACCATGGACGACTATGTCACCGTCGTGGACCGCGAGACGTTTCAGGAGGGTCCGCTCGTCACCGCCGCCAAGCCGTACTGGGCCACCGTCAGCGGAGACGGCAAGCACTGCGTGGTGTCCGAGAGCGGCACCGACCGGGTGACGGCTATCGACTTCTCCACTGGCAAGAAGGTCACCTCGATCCCCGTCGGCGACCACCCGCAGCGGGTCCGCCTGGGCCACGTCCCCGCGTACTGGACCGGCCCGGCCACCGGCTGA
- a CDS encoding AAA domain-containing protein, translating into MGWREEITTAVDEWIAVEGGAGQRPRWRRIGRAARAGEPGRYAVDLRGTELNPDQLESLRLAGPEESGVDAGFAVTEAMQSGSALTVRVAEFADPVDPFLWVLQQPPTFLLEALRDGIAGLGDTPLGSLLASGSPAGAPARTEAPAGLFPEQKEAYRACLGTGVRLVWGPPGTGKTMVLTLAIGDLMAAGKRVLLVSATNIAVDNALKGVLRGHRHNSGDVVRVGPPQLKEIADDPQVSLPLMVRARLADVEGRRARVSVELLDIRSRAEDLAELEAGLVRFDAEAYAQARGLVAEPFGDAASRDVRVTELKKAAREAGQTLAAAEQDLSRALKDRDDAEDSRHLWKQVDALLDEADGVEHAATAAESAALQSQEGLREAQRALREVENRTGLAKLRSRAERTEAQAACSEAGVQFREAHDHALKARDIADRRRAQIAVQAEEMTRAIPVSGTEIDRRDKAARGAATRHRTLTRSLGEFRSALATAEDEAGRAHLAETLIATAEEQGWPARHGKAVALRPVVASEAARKGHLEERYRQIQEEYERLARDAQGEIIKNARLVATTLARFRTNRHVFSGHYDVVLIDEAGAASLPEVLLAVAHAQQAAVLLGDFMQLGPVVPRALKDKRRPDIQRWLVPDVFRHCGITDPAAARTHPACTTLVTQNRFGRAVMGLVNGLAYGGVLQAGPVVRSPRSPEDPEIVLIDTDGLHELAHVHLTGPSKGWWPAGPLISRALIDLHGGDGETTGVVTPYGDQAEATLEALRDIERDGGPSAEVGTAHRFQGREFPIVVFDTVEGEHSRPLWMAKASRAPEASDWMRSGIRLFNVAMTRVQTRVYVIASGTRIREVARKAPHSPFGQLDALIGTSGVRVLPAKSLITPPELNVPRGEFGDRLAEVLSRHVEVSDVDDETTFYTSFVAAIRSARTSLWLWTPWVARRVRMILPELRAAVDRGVRVTVFVRDPSDQLQKKPANLSLVEDLRAVVHTVVPMHVMHQKIVVVDERTVMLGSLNALSQSWTREVMVTMRGAYFARKILTHEHAEIFARPPKCPRCGQEDIEIRRGAKENWYWRCYNSQCPTGGGNKAWKKDIDLWRRPGSAQR; encoded by the coding sequence TTGGGCTGGCGCGAGGAGATCACCACGGCGGTCGACGAATGGATCGCCGTGGAAGGGGGAGCAGGTCAGCGCCCGCGATGGCGAAGGATCGGCCGCGCGGCCCGGGCCGGCGAGCCGGGTCGCTATGCAGTGGATCTTCGCGGCACCGAACTCAACCCCGACCAGCTCGAAAGCCTGCGCCTCGCCGGGCCCGAGGAATCGGGTGTGGATGCCGGCTTCGCTGTCACCGAAGCCATGCAGAGCGGTTCGGCGCTGACCGTCAGAGTCGCCGAGTTCGCGGACCCGGTCGACCCTTTCCTTTGGGTTCTGCAACAGCCCCCCACCTTTCTGCTGGAAGCCTTGAGGGACGGCATCGCCGGGTTGGGGGACACTCCGCTCGGCAGCCTGCTTGCTTCCGGCAGCCCCGCCGGAGCGCCGGCCCGGACCGAGGCACCGGCCGGCCTCTTCCCCGAGCAGAAGGAGGCGTACCGCGCCTGTCTGGGAACCGGCGTACGCCTCGTGTGGGGGCCACCCGGCACAGGGAAGACGATGGTGCTCACACTGGCCATCGGCGATCTGATGGCCGCAGGCAAGAGGGTCCTGCTCGTCTCCGCGACCAACATCGCCGTGGACAACGCCCTGAAGGGGGTCCTGAGGGGACACCGCCACAACAGCGGAGACGTCGTCCGCGTGGGACCGCCCCAGCTGAAGGAGATCGCTGACGACCCGCAGGTGTCCCTTCCTCTCATGGTCCGGGCCCGGCTGGCCGACGTCGAGGGCCGGCGTGCCCGGGTGTCAGTGGAACTGCTGGACATCCGAAGCCGCGCGGAGGATCTGGCGGAGCTGGAGGCTGGCCTCGTACGGTTCGACGCGGAAGCCTATGCGCAGGCCAGGGGCTTGGTGGCCGAGCCATTCGGTGATGCGGCGTCGCGTGATGTACGGGTGACGGAGCTGAAGAAGGCCGCCCGGGAGGCCGGCCAGACCCTGGCAGCGGCCGAACAGGACCTGAGCAGGGCGCTGAAGGACCGGGACGACGCCGAGGATTCGCGCCACCTCTGGAAGCAGGTCGACGCTCTTCTCGACGAGGCCGACGGGGTGGAACATGCCGCCACGGCAGCCGAGTCCGCCGCTCTTCAGAGCCAGGAGGGGCTGCGCGAGGCGCAGCGCGCCCTGCGCGAGGTCGAGAATCGGACAGGGCTCGCCAAGCTGCGTTCACGAGCTGAGCGAACCGAGGCCCAGGCCGCGTGCAGTGAGGCGGGAGTCCAGTTCCGAGAGGCACACGACCATGCCCTCAAGGCCCGCGACATCGCGGATCGCCGCCGGGCCCAGATCGCGGTCCAGGCCGAGGAGATGACTCGGGCGATCCCCGTCTCCGGCACCGAGATCGACCGGCGTGACAAGGCGGCGCGCGGCGCCGCCACCCGCCACCGGACGCTCACCCGGTCCCTGGGCGAATTTCGCTCGGCTCTCGCCACGGCCGAGGACGAAGCCGGGCGCGCGCACCTCGCCGAGACGCTCATCGCCACTGCCGAGGAACAGGGCTGGCCGGCCCGGCACGGGAAGGCCGTGGCCCTGCGTCCCGTGGTCGCCTCCGAAGCGGCTCGAAAGGGTCATCTGGAGGAGCGTTACAGGCAGATTCAGGAGGAGTACGAGCGCCTCGCCCGTGACGCGCAGGGCGAGATCATCAAGAATGCCCGTCTCGTTGCCACGACCCTGGCCCGCTTCCGTACCAACCGGCACGTCTTCTCCGGCCACTACGACGTGGTCCTCATCGACGAGGCCGGCGCCGCCTCCTTGCCCGAGGTCCTGCTCGCCGTCGCCCACGCCCAACAGGCTGCCGTGCTTCTCGGCGACTTCATGCAGCTGGGCCCGGTCGTTCCCCGGGCGTTGAAGGACAAAAGACGCCCTGACATCCAGCGCTGGCTGGTTCCGGACGTGTTTCGGCACTGCGGAATCACCGACCCGGCGGCAGCGCGGACACATCCCGCCTGTACGACCCTGGTGACCCAGAACCGGTTCGGTCGTGCCGTGATGGGCCTCGTGAACGGCCTGGCCTACGGCGGTGTGCTCCAGGCCGGACCCGTCGTACGGAGCCCCAGGAGCCCCGAGGACCCGGAGATCGTCCTCATCGACACCGACGGACTCCACGAACTCGCCCATGTCCATCTCACGGGCCCGAGCAAGGGCTGGTGGCCCGCGGGCCCCCTCATCTCCCGGGCCCTGATCGATCTGCACGGCGGGGACGGCGAGACCACAGGCGTCGTGACCCCGTACGGAGACCAGGCCGAGGCCACACTGGAGGCGCTTCGCGACATCGAACGTGATGGTGGTCCGAGCGCCGAGGTCGGCACCGCGCACCGGTTTCAGGGCCGGGAGTTCCCCATCGTCGTCTTCGACACAGTCGAGGGCGAACACAGCCGGCCGCTGTGGATGGCGAAGGCATCGCGCGCGCCGGAGGCGAGCGATTGGATGCGCAGCGGGATCAGGCTGTTCAACGTGGCCATGACCCGCGTACAGACTCGCGTGTACGTCATCGCGAGCGGCACACGCATCCGGGAGGTGGCACGGAAGGCGCCGCACTCCCCGTTCGGACAGCTGGACGCCCTCATCGGCACGTCCGGAGTGCGGGTTCTCCCCGCCAAGTCTCTGATCACGCCGCCCGAGCTGAACGTGCCACGCGGGGAGTTCGGCGACCGTCTGGCAGAGGTCCTCTCACGGCACGTGGAGGTCAGTGATGTCGACGACGAGACGACGTTCTACACGTCCTTCGTCGCCGCCATCAGAAGCGCGCGGACATCACTGTGGCTGTGGACCCCCTGGGTGGCCAGGCGCGTCCGGATGATCCTTCCGGAGCTGCGCGCGGCGGTCGACCGGGGTGTACGGGTGACCGTTTTCGTCCGCGACCCCAGCGACCAGCTTCAGAAGAAGCCGGCGAACCTGTCTCTCGTTGAGGACCTGCGTGCGGTCGTCCATACGGTCGTCCCGATGCACGTCATGCACCAGAAGATCGTGGTCGTGGATGAAAGGACCGTGATGCTCGGCAGCCTCAACGCCCTGTCACAGAGCTGGACCCGCGAGGTGATGGTGACCATGCGCGGCGCCTATTTCGCCCGCAAGATCCTCACTCACGAGCATGCCGAGATCTTCGCCCGCCCGCCGAAGTGCCCCCGGTGCGGACAGGAGGACATCGAGATCAGGCGCGGTGCGAAGGAGAACTGGTACTGGCGCTGCTACAACAGCCAGTGCCCGACGGGTGGCGGCAACAAGGCATGGAAGAAGGACATCGACCTCTGGCGCCGGCCGGGCAGCGCACAACGGTAG
- a CDS encoding MFS transporter: MNNVAQRGAIAAVQVLGLAVWFSMSAVVPSLRTDWGLTAGGAVWLTASVQIGFVVGAVVSAALNLADRIPPQRLLAASAAAAAVCTVVLALVADQLAVAIPLRFLTGMFLAGVYPTGMKLMVSWSGSAGRGRTMGVLIAALTLGSALPHLIAGVGSLRWRDVLLAAAAAGFAGAVIALLFVRPGPYAAKSAPARNPRYALTMFTERGPRLANLGYFGHMWELYALWTWIPSFLLATPAAKSLPGSVEITVFLTMGLGGVAGCLLGGWGADRYGRPPAAMAALLLSGLCCLVSPFFFPSSSLFLFAFCMLWGAAVIADSGVFSTSLSEVADHRYIGTALTAQTAIGFALTVITIQLTPLLAEAIGWRHAFLLLAPGPLAGAVAMRAFGGYSSGKP; encoded by the coding sequence GTGAACAACGTCGCGCAACGCGGTGCGATCGCCGCGGTGCAGGTGCTCGGCCTCGCCGTGTGGTTCTCCATGTCGGCGGTGGTTCCCAGCCTCCGGACCGACTGGGGACTCACTGCCGGGGGCGCGGTATGGCTGACGGCCTCGGTACAGATCGGTTTCGTCGTCGGGGCCGTGGTCTCGGCCGCTCTGAACCTGGCCGACCGCATCCCGCCGCAGCGTCTGCTGGCCGCCAGTGCCGCGGCAGCCGCGGTCTGCACCGTGGTGCTGGCGCTCGTCGCCGACCAGTTGGCCGTCGCCATCCCGCTGCGCTTCCTGACGGGCATGTTCCTCGCCGGGGTCTACCCCACCGGCATGAAGCTGATGGTCTCCTGGTCCGGCAGTGCCGGACGGGGCAGGACGATGGGCGTCCTGATCGCCGCCCTCACCCTCGGCTCCGCGCTCCCTCATCTGATCGCCGGGGTGGGATCACTGCGCTGGCGTGACGTTCTGCTCGCTGCCGCAGCGGCCGGCTTCGCGGGTGCCGTCATCGCCCTGCTCTTCGTCCGGCCCGGCCCCTATGCGGCGAAGTCCGCTCCGGCCCGCAATCCCAGGTACGCGCTGACCATGTTCACCGAGCGCGGGCCCCGGCTGGCCAACCTCGGCTACTTCGGGCACATGTGGGAGCTCTACGCCCTGTGGACGTGGATCCCGTCCTTCCTGCTGGCGACGCCTGCCGCAAAGAGCCTTCCGGGCTCGGTGGAGATCACCGTGTTCCTCACCATGGGCCTCGGCGGGGTCGCCGGCTGCCTGCTCGGCGGCTGGGGCGCGGACCGCTACGGCCGCCCACCCGCCGCCATGGCGGCTCTCCTCCTCAGCGGCCTGTGCTGCCTGGTCTCCCCCTTCTTCTTCCCCTCCTCCTCGCTGTTCCTGTTCGCCTTCTGCATGCTGTGGGGCGCGGCGGTGATCGCGGACTCGGGGGTGTTCTCGACCTCACTGAGCGAGGTCGCCGACCACCGCTACATCGGAACGGCCCTCACCGCCCAGACCGCCATCGGCTTCGCCCTGACGGTCATCACCATCCAGCTCACCCCCCTGCTGGCCGAGGCCATCGGCTGGCGCCATGCCTTCCTGCTCCTGGCACCGGGGCCGCTGGCGGGCGCCGTCGCGATGCGGGCGTTCGGCGGATACTCGAGCGGGAAACCCTGA